A window from Gossypium raimondii isolate GPD5lz chromosome 7, ASM2569854v1, whole genome shotgun sequence encodes these proteins:
- the LOC105790682 gene encoding chloroplast envelope quinone oxidoreductase homolog, translated as MAENLMHALQYNSYGGGAAALKHVEVPIPTPNKGEILLKLEAISLNPADWKIQKGMLRPLLPRKFPFIPASDVAGEVVKVGPGVTNYKVGDKVVSLLDHLTGGGLAEYAVAKENMTVARPPEISVTEAAGLPMAGLTAHQAVTHGAGVKLDGSGQQLNLLITAASGGVGHYAVQLAKLGNTFVTATCGARNLDFVKSLGADEVLDYKTPDGAALKSPSGRKYNVVIHCASGIPWSTFEPNLSSNGKVIDITPGLSAFLTCAVKKLTFSKKKLEPLQLSPKKENLDYLVNLVKGGKLKTVIDSKYPLSKAEEAWAKSIDGHATGKIIVEP; from the exons ATGGCTGAAAATCTTATGCATGCTTTACAGTATAACAGCTATGGCGGAGGCGCTGCTGCTTTGAAG CATGTTGAAGTTCCGATCCCAACTCCAAATAAAGGTGAAATTTTGCTTAAACTGGAGGCAATTAGTCTAAACCCAGCTGACTGGAAAATACAGAAAGGGATGCTGCGCCCACTTTTACCTAGAAAATTCCCCTTCATACCTG CAAGTGATGTAGCCGGAGAAGTCGTAAAGGTTGGACCAGGAGTCACAAATTACAAAGTTGGGGATAAAGTTGTATCTCTTCTTGATCATTTG ACTGGAGGTGGACTAGCTGAATATGCTGTGGCTAAGGAGAATATGACAGTTGCAAGGCCACCAGAAATATCAGTTACCGAAGCTGCTGGTTTACCCATGGCTGGTCTCACAGCTCACCAAGCAGTCACCCATGGGGCTGGGGTCAAGCTTGACGGAAGTGGCCAGCAATTAAACCTCTTGATTACTGCTGCTTCAGGTGGTGTAGGTCATTACGCAGTTCAACTAGCAAAGCTTGGAAACACATTTGTAACAGCCACTTGTGGGGCTCGTAATCTGGATTTTGTCAAAAGCCTCGGAGCAGACGAGGTTCTTGACTACAAAACTCCCGACGGTGCAGCTCTGAAAAGCCCTTCCGGTCGCAAATACAATGTAGTGATCCACTGTGCTTCTGGTATTCCTTGGTCTACCTTTGAACCTAATCTAAGTTCAAACGGGAAGGTAATCGACATAACCCCCGGTCTTAGTGCTTTCCTAACTTGTGCTGTGAAAAAGCTTACCTTCTCAAAGAAGAAGCTGGAACCACTGCAATTGTCACCTAAAAAGGAGAACCTCGATTATCTGGTTAACTTAGTGAAAGGCGGGAAGCTTAAGACGGTAATCGATTCAAAGTATCCCCTAAGTAAGGCTGAGGAAGCATGGGCTAAGAGCATTGATGGGCATGCCACTGGTAAGATCATTGTGGAGCCTTAA
- the LOC105785077 gene encoding chloroplast envelope quinone oxidoreductase homolog, with translation MAENLMHALQYNSYGGGAAALKHVEVPIPTPNKGEILLKLEATSLNPIDWKIQKGILRPLLPRKFPHIPASDVAGEVVKVGPGVTNYKVGDKVVSLLDHLTGGLAEYAVATENLTVARPPEISVAEAAGLPMAGLTAHRAVTHGAGVKLDGSGQQLNLLITAASGGVGHYAVQLAKLGNTHVTATCGARNLDFVKSLGADEVLDYKTPDGAALKSPSGRKYDVVIHCASGIPWSTFEPNLSSNGKVIDITPGLSAFLTCAMKKLTFSKKKLVPLFMSPKKENLDYLVNLLKDGKLKTVIDSTYPLSKAEEAWAKSMDGHATGKIIVEP, from the exons ATGGCTGAAAATCTTATGCATGCTTTACAATATAACAGCTATGGCGGAGGTGCTGCTGCTTTGAAG CATGTTGAAGTTCCGATCCCCACTCCAAATAAAGGTGAAATTTTGCTTAAGCTGGAGGCAACTAGTCTAAACCCAATTGACTGGAAAATACAGAAAGGGATTCTGCGCCCACTTTTACCTAGAAAATTCCCCCACATACCTG CAAGTGATGTAGCCGGAGAAGTCGTAAAGGTTGGACCAGGAGTCACAAATTACAAAGTTGGGGATAAAGTTGTATCTCTTCTTGATCATTTG ACTGGTGGACTAGCTGAATATGCTGTGGCTACGGAGAATCTGACAGTTGCAAGGCCACCAGAAATATCAGTTGCCGAAGCTGCTGGTTTACCCATGGCTGGTCTCACAGCTCACCGAGCAGTCACCCATGGGGCTGGGGTCAAGCTTGACGGAAGTGGCCAGCAATTAAACCTCTTGATTACTGCTGCTTCAGGTGGTGTAGGTCATTACGCAGTTCAACTAGCAAAGCTTGGAAACACACATGTAACAGCCACTTGTGGGGCTCGTAATCTGGATTTTGTCAAAAGCCTTGGAGCAGATGAGGTTCTTGACTACAAAACTCCCGACGGTGCAGCTCTGAAAAGCCCTTCCGGTCGCAAATACGATGTAGTGATCCACTGTGCTTCTGGTATTCCTTGGTCTACCTTTGAACCTAATCTAAGTTCAAACGGGAAGGTAATCGACATAACCCCTGGTCTTAGTGCTTTTCTAACTTGTGCTATGAAAAAGCTTACCTTCTCAAAGAAGAAGCTGGTACCACTCTTTATGTCACCTAAAAAGGAGAACCTCGATTATCTGGTTAACTTATTGAAAGACGGGAAGCTTAAGACGGTAATCGATTCAACGTATCCCTTAAGTAAGGCTGAGGAAGCATGGGCTAAGAGCATGGATGGTCATGCCACTGGTAAGATCATTGTGGAGCCTTAA